From one Thalassospira lucentensis genomic stretch:
- a CDS encoding pyridoxamine 5'-phosphate oxidase family protein — protein sequence MSDTTALPAQYEVHPATKVVRGPKRASYDRKLVHGIIDDALICHVGTIVNGRPSMIPTAHWRVGERIYIHGASKNRILAAIANGEEACLCITHLDGLVMARSAFHHSANYRSVVIYGKGEIVTDPEGKMEHSRLFVEKLSKGRWDQIRHPNEQELKATMFLGFDLNEVSAKVRTGDPVDDEEDYGLPVWAGVLPCTNVWGDPVDDSRLDPALRR from the coding sequence ATGTCAGATACCACCGCACTTCCGGCACAATACGAAGTTCATCCCGCAACCAAAGTGGTGCGTGGTCCCAAACGTGCCAGTTACGACCGAAAACTTGTGCATGGTATCATTGATGATGCCCTGATCTGTCATGTTGGCACCATCGTGAATGGCCGTCCCTCAATGATCCCGACGGCGCATTGGCGCGTGGGGGAACGGATTTATATCCATGGTGCATCGAAGAACCGCATTCTGGCCGCTATCGCCAATGGCGAGGAAGCCTGCCTGTGCATTACGCATCTGGACGGTCTGGTGATGGCGCGTTCGGCCTTTCATCACTCGGCCAATTACCGTTCGGTCGTGATTTACGGCAAGGGCGAAATCGTAACCGACCCGGAAGGCAAAATGGAACATTCCCGGCTGTTTGTCGAAAAGCTGTCCAAAGGCCGCTGGGATCAGATCCGTCATCCCAATGAGCAGGAGCTCAAGGCGACCATGTTCCTTGGTTTTGATCTGAACGAGGTATCGGCCAAGGTCCGCACCGGTGATCCGGTCGATGACGAGGAAGATTATGGTCTGCCAGTCTGGGCCGGTGTTTTGCCCTGCACCAATGTCTGGGGCGATCCGGTTGACGACAGCCGCCTTGACCCGGCCCTTCGTCGTTAA